A window of Pirellula sp. SH-Sr6A contains these coding sequences:
- a CDS encoding DUF1501 domain-containing protein, with protein MLQKHGLSSSRGNHPLHHPAKAKSIIFLYMDGGPSQVDTFDPKPLLTEHHGKNPADFFKVAPTQFNNNGTVLGTPWTFQKHGESGIEVSSLFPHVAKQVDSLAVVRSMTSQFPEHTFANYFLHTGSGLQGRPSMGAWVTYGLGSENENLPGFVVLNGGLTPPGGLDCFGNGFLAATYQGSVLRPNGQSVANVTPLEKSPERQRRKLELLQTLDHETRDFFGKSDPVESAIANYELAFRMQAEIPKLCDISQETAHTQRMYGLDAEYEPTRIFGRECLLARRLVEQGVRFVELTCPNVGQDRWDQHSKLKEGHESNARAVDQPIGALLQDLRDRGMLDSTLVVWAGEFGRTPFAQGADGRDHNPFGFTIWMAGGGVKGGTIYGETDEWGYHAIRDKCEMHDLHATMLHLLGIDHTKSTFRFGGRDMRLTDVHGNVLQGILA; from the coding sequence ATGCTTCAAAAGCATGGTTTATCATCGAGTCGCGGTAACCACCCGCTGCACCATCCCGCAAAAGCCAAGAGCATCATCTTTCTCTACATGGACGGTGGGCCTTCGCAGGTCGACACCTTCGATCCCAAGCCACTACTGACCGAACACCACGGAAAGAACCCCGCTGATTTCTTCAAGGTAGCACCGACCCAGTTCAACAACAATGGCACGGTTCTCGGAACTCCTTGGACCTTTCAGAAGCATGGCGAATCGGGCATCGAGGTCAGCTCGCTCTTTCCACACGTCGCCAAACAAGTGGACTCGCTAGCGGTCGTCCGATCGATGACTTCCCAGTTTCCCGAGCACACGTTCGCCAATTACTTCCTGCATACGGGAAGCGGCTTGCAAGGAAGACCGAGCATGGGAGCTTGGGTGACCTATGGGTTGGGCAGTGAGAACGAGAACCTTCCTGGATTCGTTGTCCTTAACGGCGGACTCACACCGCCCGGCGGCCTCGACTGCTTTGGCAACGGCTTCTTGGCGGCCACCTATCAAGGCTCGGTACTGCGTCCGAATGGCCAGAGCGTCGCGAACGTGACTCCGTTGGAGAAGTCGCCCGAGCGTCAGCGCAGGAAATTAGAGTTGCTGCAGACGCTCGACCACGAGACGCGAGACTTCTTTGGAAAGAGCGACCCGGTCGAATCCGCGATCGCCAATTATGAACTTGCATTTCGCATGCAGGCAGAAATCCCTAAGCTCTGTGATATTAGTCAAGAAACGGCTCACACCCAGCGCATGTATGGACTGGATGCCGAATACGAGCCCACTCGTATTTTCGGTCGAGAGTGCCTTCTCGCGAGAAGATTGGTGGAGCAAGGAGTTCGGTTTGTCGAGCTGACTTGTCCCAACGTCGGTCAAGACCGCTGGGATCAGCACAGCAAATTAAAAGAAGGGCATGAGTCCAACGCGCGAGCCGTCGATCAACCGATCGGTGCTCTTTTGCAAGACCTCCGAGACCGAGGCATGCTCGATTCCACCCTCGTGGTGTGGGCAGGCGAATTTGGACGAACTCCTTTTGCGCAAGGCGCCGATGGTCGCGACCATAACCCGTTTGGATTCACCATCTGGATGGCAGGTGGCGGGGTCAAGGGTGGTACGATCTACGGCGAAACCGACGAATGGGGTTACCACGCGATCCGTGACAAGTGCGAGATGCATGATCTCCACGCAACGATGCTTCATTTGCTGGGGATCGATCACACCAAGTCAACGTTTCGATTTGGCGGCCGCGACATGCGATTAACGGACGTTCACGGCAACGTCTTGCAAGGAATATTAGCTTAA